In the Streptomyces sp. f51 genome, one interval contains:
- a CDS encoding polymorphic toxin-type HINT domain-containing protein, translated as MTAGALVVSLLPAGAAAAAAPVKRDMSAPAAPHTKRVPLAHPWPERGFSSRKFKHFDPAGHTKLPAPGSAEVTLPRGSAPANLIARSPQVRAGKLPVLLGAAAGLRPQSSAVARPQRVRVTMLDRKAASAAGIHGVLFTLRRTGQGSGKIPLRVDDSSFRYAFGGDFAARLHLVQLPACALTTPKLAKCQTQAPLRTAPGTPLSAQVTVPAFGATASGAVGSAQPATASSGAAVVLAATSGTSGSSGDYAATSLSPGGTWSTSGNTGAFTYSYPITVPPAIGGAVPNVDLAYSSASQDARTEGTNNQSSWLGDGWTSTENYVERTYKSCKDDSASGAPKNDGDQCWAGQILTLSLNGKSADVVYDDATKTFHSADDSATTKIEDLSGATNGTANGEYFKVTEGGVQYFFGRNRLPGWAGGKDETKSVWTEPVHHAHSGVSDCPDSTDFASTSCTLGYRFNLDYAVDLHGNAAAWYYTPDTGYYGADMKDTAVAYTRGGTLSRIDYGMTASTVYSGTAPEQILFDTAERCIAGTPSGNTCADSQFTPANAAYWPDVPVDLNCASGSTNCTNHGPSFWSRKRLTSITTQIQVGGATQQVDKYTFTQSFPDGGDHAPTLWLDSIKRTGLDTLGGASGSTSTPAVSFDPPLQLPNRVGTIPQMPLMYHDRIQTVTSETGAQTTVTYDRPNCSSAPASDPNDPTDAAAQSFASTNTLSCFPVYWAPDGQPAPWMDWFYKYKVSSVVTEDTHNSYQDGTEPKLETDYAYKGSPGWHYDDNELVKAKNRTWGQFRGYPEVDVTTGDPSVFHLTNGAKVYDQRTLGKTYYFLGMNGDTLPGGKTRSVPALTSQDGATSVADDNTLAGQVFEADTYTSATGGLDKAVVTVPKVIGPTAVRSRSGVPDLTAQMVRTARTLTRQAVSYGWRRTETDTFYDTALGTSTTGMPVQSDDRGETTDSDNVSKCTYTRYLTGSADTVVLPAETVTTAQDCSSAGATPSGTLISDTRTSYDTNGFAYDGDGQKNPALPKTGDITLVQQASAATGATATAFVSQAASRYDSYGRPTKVTRTPDSTSPDGRSLAQTVFTSYTPATGALPTGSTTVTQVTPGTDCSAVTVSSKDCQLVSQSLDPARTLPTAKTDVGGLLTSLTYDALGRMTGVWLPNEIKANGAPANTTFSYSTSQTGPSNVASNTLLDNGGYSTSQTLFDAMLRPLQVQATAENSSTAVSDTQYDSHGWTVSTNNAYSVSGSPRGSLITVSQVSIPDTTVTDHDGQGRTDLVTEEHNGVRTWATTTALTGDRTTVLPPKGGVATSKVVDARGQTTELDQYTAAPTVSGTAATGFTTSGGTPSATTYGYTAAGRQHRITGPDKTVWTFDYDLLGRKKSQNDPDAGKSSYGYDDAGDLVSTTDDAKQNELDYTYDLLGRKLTASDKSKSNFQFASWTYDTKRIGLPTSSTRYVQGVTGGYTVAATGYTTLGKPTGTTITLPASEAPLPTTYTTTNTYTAKDQLPATRSDPRTQGLNNETITYEHDALGNPTRTTSSAGVYVDGTVYTDYGAPSQVTQGASTNPATTTYHYDDQTLRPTERIISRTQAPGPTVDDTTYTYDASGNPTSITDQQSETGNTVTDQQCYSYDALDRLTDAWTGKDNCAANPPTSGTLATTPGSYWQSFGYDAIGNRHQSVDHAIGGSGSTVTTTYADGCTTGCNSTGAQPHTLTATTGGTNPTTFGYDENGNLHTRTPTTGPGQTLTWDDEGHLAQVDTTGSSPATTKYLYDADGNQLIRRDPGQTTLFAGDTQIVVNTGVTPNVLLGAVRTYTHGGAGTPVAIRSSLAGGGLKYLFNDPNGTATLSMDTTTQQVARQQYTPYGQPRTSANTTTWPDPLHSYLGAPQDTSTGYTDVGARKYDPALGRFISIDPVLEATKPQELGGYTYAADNPITNSDPTGLESCYPSSYCSGSNGTYGTYKSHNDPQSPDYDGTSYDAPGDEGYLPPMKLLKSWNSAHPVPTIRMMVNYGTYRSDLSPLRNVELYFRERCSGEDALWTDACQGFQKFYHHWDDIKDVPSNPCNAVSLCQSLGDLAEGMLAGGGLAGEAEAEGISFCSFDPHTPVLMADRKTKPIGKIKPGDKVESADPATGKHRGPRSVTARLVHHDDDLVDVTIRGADGHEATLHTTSRHPFWDDTLHTWIPAGRLEPGHVLNTATDHHVRIDRVITRPGAADMYNLTVRELHTYYVLAGTTPVLVHNDDKNLCKLLGISQPQLNKLVGDAYRDHIADSYRQRGMNVITDETNPGPLTFPTPWGDRIYDIGILDSNGNVAHYVETKSGDAGKDPLQARKDAYIEQNFGVRVNYVFDGH; from the coding sequence ATGACGGCCGGCGCCCTGGTGGTGAGCCTGCTGCCCGCCGGCGCGGCCGCGGCGGCCGCACCGGTGAAGCGGGACATGTCAGCCCCCGCCGCCCCGCACACCAAACGAGTCCCCTTGGCCCACCCCTGGCCCGAGCGGGGTTTCTCCTCCAGGAAGTTCAAGCACTTCGACCCCGCCGGGCACACGAAGCTCCCCGCGCCGGGCAGCGCCGAGGTGACCCTGCCCAGAGGGTCCGCCCCCGCGAACCTGATCGCCAGATCGCCACAGGTGCGGGCCGGGAAACTGCCCGTCCTCCTCGGTGCCGCCGCAGGCTTACGGCCGCAGTCGTCCGCCGTCGCCAGGCCGCAGCGCGTGCGGGTCACGATGCTGGACCGGAAGGCCGCGAGCGCCGCCGGCATCCACGGTGTCCTGTTCACGCTGCGGCGCACCGGCCAGGGAAGCGGAAAGATCCCGCTGCGCGTGGACGACTCCTCGTTCCGCTACGCCTTCGGCGGTGACTTCGCCGCCCGCCTGCACCTGGTCCAGCTGCCCGCCTGCGCGCTGACCACGCCGAAGCTGGCCAAATGCCAGACCCAGGCCCCCCTGCGCACCGCCCCCGGAACACCGCTGTCCGCACAGGTCACCGTTCCGGCCTTCGGCGCGACGGCGTCGGGTGCCGTCGGCTCCGCACAGCCGGCCACGGCCTCGTCCGGCGCGGCGGTGGTCCTGGCGGCGACCTCGGGCACGTCGGGCTCCTCCGGCGACTACGCGGCGACCAGCCTGTCGCCCGGCGGCACCTGGTCGACCTCGGGGAACACGGGCGCGTTCACCTACAGCTACCCGATCACGGTGCCCCCGGCGATCGGCGGCGCGGTACCGAACGTCGACCTCGCCTACAGCTCCGCCAGTCAGGACGCGCGCACCGAGGGCACCAACAACCAGTCCTCGTGGCTGGGCGACGGCTGGACCTCCACCGAGAACTACGTCGAGCGCACGTACAAGTCCTGCAAGGACGACTCGGCGTCCGGAGCGCCGAAGAACGACGGCGACCAGTGCTGGGCGGGACAGATCCTCACCCTGTCCCTGAACGGCAAGTCCGCCGACGTCGTCTACGACGACGCGACCAAGACCTTCCACTCGGCCGACGACAGCGCCACCACCAAGATCGAGGACCTGAGCGGCGCCACGAACGGCACGGCGAACGGGGAGTACTTCAAGGTCACCGAGGGCGGGGTGCAGTACTTCTTCGGCCGCAACCGGCTGCCGGGCTGGGCCGGCGGCAAGGACGAGACGAAGTCCGTGTGGACCGAGCCGGTCCACCACGCGCACAGCGGCGTCTCCGACTGCCCCGACAGCACGGACTTCGCCTCCACTTCCTGCACGCTGGGATACCGGTTCAACCTGGACTACGCGGTGGACCTGCACGGCAACGCGGCCGCCTGGTACTACACCCCGGACACCGGCTACTACGGCGCGGACATGAAGGACACCGCTGTCGCCTACACGCGCGGTGGCACCCTGTCCCGGATCGACTACGGCATGACCGCCTCGACCGTCTACTCGGGCACCGCCCCGGAGCAGATCCTCTTCGACACCGCCGAGCGCTGCATCGCCGGCACGCCCTCCGGCAACACCTGCGCCGACAGCCAGTTCACGCCCGCCAACGCCGCGTACTGGCCGGACGTACCGGTGGACCTGAACTGCGCCTCGGGCTCGACGAACTGCACCAACCACGGCCCCAGCTTCTGGTCGCGCAAGCGCCTGACCTCGATCACCACCCAGATCCAGGTGGGCGGAGCGACCCAGCAGGTCGACAAGTACACCTTCACGCAGTCCTTCCCCGACGGCGGCGACCACGCCCCCACGCTGTGGCTGGACTCCATCAAGCGCACCGGCCTGGACACCCTGGGCGGCGCGTCGGGCAGCACCTCCACACCGGCGGTGAGCTTCGACCCGCCGCTGCAACTGCCCAACCGGGTCGGCACGATCCCGCAGATGCCGCTGATGTACCACGACCGCATCCAGACGGTCACCAGCGAGACCGGCGCCCAGACGACCGTCACCTACGACCGGCCGAACTGCTCCAGCGCCCCGGCCAGCGACCCGAACGACCCCACCGACGCGGCCGCCCAGTCCTTCGCCTCCACCAACACCCTGTCGTGCTTCCCGGTGTACTGGGCCCCCGACGGGCAGCCGGCGCCGTGGATGGACTGGTTCTACAAGTACAAGGTCTCCTCGGTCGTCACCGAGGACACCCACAACTCCTACCAGGACGGCACCGAGCCCAAGCTGGAGACGGACTACGCCTACAAGGGCAGTCCCGGCTGGCACTACGACGACAACGAGCTGGTCAAGGCCAAGAACCGTACCTGGGGCCAGTTCCGCGGCTATCCCGAGGTGGACGTCACCACCGGCGACCCCAGCGTGTTCCACCTGACCAACGGCGCCAAGGTCTACGACCAGAGGACCCTGGGCAAGACCTACTACTTCCTGGGCATGAACGGCGACACGCTGCCCGGCGGGAAGACCCGCTCGGTTCCGGCGCTGACCAGCCAGGACGGTGCCACCTCGGTCGCCGACGACAACACCCTGGCCGGGCAGGTCTTCGAGGCCGACACCTACACCAGCGCCACGGGCGGCCTGGACAAGGCCGTCGTCACCGTGCCCAAGGTCATCGGTCCCACGGCGGTCCGCAGCCGAAGCGGTGTGCCGGACCTGACGGCGCAGATGGTCCGCACCGCCAGGACGCTGACCCGGCAGGCCGTGTCCTACGGCTGGCGCAGGACCGAGACCGACACCTTCTACGACACGGCGCTCGGCACGTCGACCACGGGCATGCCCGTGCAGTCCGACGACCGCGGCGAGACCACCGACAGCGACAACGTCTCCAAGTGCACCTACACCCGCTACCTCACCGGCAGCGCGGACACCGTGGTGCTGCCCGCCGAGACCGTCACCACGGCCCAGGACTGCTCGAGCGCCGGCGCGACTCCGAGCGGCACCCTGATCTCCGACACCCGCACCTCCTACGACACCAACGGCTTCGCCTACGACGGTGACGGGCAGAAGAACCCGGCCCTGCCGAAGACCGGTGACATCACCCTCGTCCAGCAGGCGTCCGCCGCCACCGGCGCCACCGCGACCGCCTTCGTCTCCCAGGCCGCCTCCCGGTACGACTCCTACGGCCGCCCGACCAAGGTCACCCGGACCCCCGACTCGACCTCGCCGGACGGCAGGAGCCTCGCCCAGACCGTCTTCACCTCCTACACCCCCGCCACCGGAGCGCTCCCCACGGGCAGCACGACCGTCACCCAGGTCACGCCCGGCACGGACTGCTCCGCGGTCACCGTGTCGTCCAAGGACTGCCAACTCGTCTCGCAGTCCCTGGACCCGGCCAGGACCCTGCCGACCGCCAAGACCGACGTGGGCGGCCTGCTCACCTCGCTCACCTACGACGCGCTCGGCCGAATGACCGGGGTGTGGCTGCCGAACGAGATCAAGGCCAACGGCGCACCGGCGAACACGACCTTCAGCTACAGCACCTCCCAGACCGGTCCGTCGAACGTCGCGTCCAACACGCTGCTCGACAACGGCGGTTACTCGACCAGCCAGACATTGTTCGACGCGATGCTGCGGCCGTTGCAGGTACAGGCGACGGCGGAGAACTCCAGCACCGCGGTCTCGGACACCCAGTACGACTCCCACGGCTGGACGGTCTCCACCAACAACGCCTACAGCGTCTCGGGCAGCCCCCGCGGCAGTCTGATCACCGTCTCCCAGGTGTCCATCCCCGACACCACCGTCACCGACCACGACGGGCAGGGCCGGACCGACCTGGTCACCGAGGAACACAACGGAGTCAGGACCTGGGCCACGACCACCGCCCTCACCGGGGACAGGACCACGGTCCTGCCGCCCAAGGGCGGCGTGGCCACCTCCAAGGTCGTCGACGCGCGCGGCCAGACCACCGAACTGGACCAGTACACGGCCGCACCCACCGTTTCCGGCACCGCGGCCACCGGCTTCACCACCAGCGGCGGCACGCCCTCGGCCACCACCTACGGCTACACCGCCGCGGGCCGGCAGCACCGGATCACCGGCCCCGACAAGACGGTGTGGACGTTCGACTACGACCTGCTCGGACGCAAGAAGTCCCAGAACGACCCGGACGCGGGCAAGAGCAGCTACGGCTACGACGACGCCGGCGACCTCGTGTCCACCACCGACGACGCGAAGCAGAACGAACTCGACTACACCTACGACCTCCTGGGCCGCAAGCTCACCGCGAGCGACAAGTCGAAGTCCAACTTCCAGTTCGCCTCCTGGACGTACGACACGAAGCGCATCGGCCTGCCGACCTCGTCGACCCGCTACGTGCAGGGCGTCACCGGCGGGTACACGGTCGCCGCCACCGGCTACACCACCCTCGGCAAGCCGACCGGCACGACGATCACGCTGCCGGCGTCCGAGGCCCCGCTGCCGACGACGTACACCACGACGAACACCTACACCGCCAAGGACCAGCTGCCGGCGACCCGGTCGGACCCGCGCACCCAGGGCCTGAACAACGAGACCATCACCTACGAGCACGACGCACTCGGCAACCCCACGCGAACCACCAGCAGCGCCGGCGTCTACGTCGACGGCACCGTCTACACGGACTACGGGGCGCCGTCCCAGGTCACCCAGGGCGCCTCGACGAACCCCGCCACGACCACGTACCACTACGACGACCAGACCCTGCGGCCGACCGAGCGCATCATCAGCCGGACCCAGGCACCCGGTCCCACGGTCGACGACACCACGTACACCTACGACGCCTCAGGCAACCCGACCTCCATCACCGACCAGCAGTCGGAGACCGGCAACACCGTCACCGACCAGCAGTGCTACAGCTACGACGCCCTGGACCGGCTCACCGACGCCTGGACCGGCAAGGACAACTGCGCCGCCAATCCGCCCACGTCCGGCACCCTCGCCACGACGCCCGGCTCCTACTGGCAGTCCTTCGGCTACGACGCCATCGGCAACCGCCACCAGAGCGTCGACCACGCCATCGGCGGCTCGGGCAGCACCGTCACCACCACCTACGCCGACGGCTGCACCACCGGCTGCAACTCCACCGGCGCCCAGCCCCACACCCTGACCGCCACCACCGGCGGCACCAATCCCACGACCTTCGGGTACGACGAGAACGGCAACCTGCACACCCGCACCCCCACCACCGGCCCCGGTCAGACCCTGACCTGGGACGACGAGGGCCACCTGGCGCAGGTGGACACCACCGGCTCCAGCCCGGCGACCACCAAGTACCTCTACGACGCCGACGGCAACCAGCTCATCCGCCGCGACCCCGGCCAGACCACCCTCTTCGCGGGCGACACCCAGATCGTCGTCAACACCGGCGTCACCCCCAACGTCCTCCTCGGCGCCGTCCGCACCTACACCCACGGCGGCGCCGGGACCCCCGTGGCCATCCGCTCCAGCCTCGCGGGCGGGGGGCTGAAGTACCTGTTCAACGACCCGAACGGCACCGCGACCCTCTCGATGGACACCACCACCCAGCAGGTCGCCCGCCAGCAGTACACCCCCTACGGCCAGCCACGCACCAGCGCCAACACCACCACCTGGCCCGACCCCCTTCACTCCTATCTCGGCGCGCCGCAGGACACCTCCACCGGCTACACCGACGTCGGCGCCCGCAAGTACGACCCCGCTCTCGGCCGCTTCATCAGCATCGACCCGGTGTTGGAGGCGACCAAGCCGCAGGAACTCGGCGGTTACACCTACGCGGCCGACAACCCCATCACCAACAGCGACCCGACCGGCCTCGAATCGTGCTACCCGAGCTCCTACTGCTCCGGCAGCAACGGCACTTACGGGACGTACAAGTCGCACAACGACCCCCAGTCGCCCGACTACGACGGAACCAGCTACGACGCGCCGGGTGACGAGGGCTACCTGCCGCCGATGAAGCTCCTGAAGAGCTGGAACTCGGCCCACCCCGTGCCCACCATCAGGATGATGGTCAATTACGGGACCTATCGTTCGGATCTTTCCCCGCTGAGGAACGTCGAGCTCTATTTCCGTGAACGGTGCAGCGGCGAAGACGCCCTGTGGACGGATGCCTGCCAGGGATTCCAGAAGTTCTACCACCACTGGGACGACATCAAGGACGTCCCGAGCAACCCCTGCAACGCCGTGAGCCTGTGCCAGTCCCTCGGTGATCTGGCCGAGGGAATGCTCGCCGGGGGAGGCCTGGCGGGGGAGGCAGAGGCGGAGGGCATTTCCTTTTGCAGCTTCGATCCGCACACACCGGTTCTGATGGCGGACCGGAAGACCAAGCCCATCGGCAAGATCAAACCGGGCGACAAGGTGGAGAGCGCCGACCCGGCCACCGGTAAGCACCGCGGCCCCCGTAGCGTCACGGCTCGCCTGGTTCACCATGACGACGACCTCGTCGACGTGACGATCCGCGGCGCGGACGGTCACGAGGCGACGCTCCACACCACGTCCCGGCACCCCTTCTGGGACGACACGCTCCACACCTGGATCCCCGCCGGCAGACTCGAGCCGGGCCACGTCCTCAACACCGCCACGGACCACCACGTCCGCATCGACCGGGTCATCACTCGCCCCGGCGCCGCGGACATGTACAACCTGACCGTCCGGGAACTCCATACGTACTATGTGCTGGCCGGTACCACGCCAGTCCTGGTCCACAATGACGACAAGAACCTCTGCAAGCTGCTCGGGATCAGTCAGCCACAGCTCAATAAGCTCGTCGGCGATGCCTATCGCGATCACATTGCCGATTCCTATCGGCAGCGGGGAATGAACGTCATCACGGACGAAACAAATCCAGGTCCGCTGACCTTTCCTACTCCATGGGGTGATCGCATCTACGACATTGGAATTCTCGATTCGAATGGCAATGTCGCACATTACGTGGAGACGAAGTCGGGGGATGCGGGGAAAGATCCATTGCAGGCAAGGAAGGATGCTTATATTGAGCAGAATTTCGGGGTCCGCGTCAACTATGTCTTTGACGGCCACTGA
- a CDS encoding YtxH domain-containing protein: MRYRLTFVAGLALGYVLGTRAGRERYEQLKKSMRQVAQNPAVRNTAETAAQQSREIAGKALHTVSEKVGDRVPDSVSDRVRSLRERNASGTGEDDWGTSNT; encoded by the coding sequence ATGCGCTACCGGCTCACGTTCGTCGCCGGACTGGCCCTGGGTTACGTGCTCGGCACGAGGGCCGGGCGCGAGCGCTACGAACAGCTGAAGAAGTCCATGCGCCAGGTCGCGCAGAACCCCGCGGTGCGCAACACCGCGGAGACCGCGGCGCAGCAGAGCCGCGAGATCGCGGGCAAGGCGCTGCACACCGTGAGCGAGAAGGTGGGCGACCGCGTCCCCGACTCGGTCTCGGACCGGGTCCGGTCCCTGCGGGAGCGGAACGCGTCCGGCACCGGCGAGGACGACTGGGGTACCAGCAACACCTAG
- a CDS encoding glycosyl hydrolase, whose protein sequence is MSAPTRKRRWLTICALSASAALVAIPAGAAPGPGGTPFGARALARLAAERAQSAGAVTPRATAKAKAGDDGGDDGNEADEIAEGADQYAEARTSPGVVAPGAYGAAWNALTGLPRTGGNWRNITDLPYDSDDARYRDYDSNSSGGSGDVTGRMAAMAADDHGDVYAGSAGGGVWRSRTGGGHWQPISDRLSSQSTGALALDGGGRLWLGTGEATTNADAYLGSGVYVLSDPRHGTFSARGRVGGDELESTTIHELRFGGGKVWAATSEGVWSHSTKKLGGSWKLEFAPNPAYLPGGPLANDASAPYKNIANDIAIDPKDPSRVVLAVGWRSGDDYNGFYTRVKGVWTRITGGLGDLPADADNVGNVTFARSADGSRYYAVDQSPEQLNTNPDSGLEGIYVSKSGSPTGPWTKIADYRGLAADGSALTSSGYMPGVQAWYNQFLAVDPANARHVYAGLEEVYETRDGGANWSTVGPYWNFGFACWSIDPAKQTGDCNPTTHSDQHGVAIGRYHGKSFVYVGNDGGAYRRPLDGSQDASGHATDWTSLNDGTIDTLQYYSVGIGKDLTHGGVSVTGGLQDNGQSVLRGDDTVMGSDFGGDGGDTLTDPADGCHIAEEYVYLAIQVTQNCAVNDGSWVSDPSKVTSYNVAPADNATGEARFIAPITADAGNSSTWVAGGRHVWVQTHGYAIRSGDEWKSVYDLGAGRTATAVAASNGKVYAAWCGPCNNQGFARGISVGNEDGTGWHDITLPASGADGAVPNRYLSGFAVDPRDAGHVYLAVNGFSRHWTEGPGAGVGHVFESKDGGTTWKDISRNLPDVPANSVVVTPDGGLAVATDLGVVHRAPGRTTWRRVGNLPAVAVLQLKLGPDGRTLYAATHGRGIYTIKVRDLD, encoded by the coding sequence GTGTCGGCACCAACCCGCAAGAGACGATGGCTCACGATCTGCGCACTGTCCGCGTCCGCCGCGCTCGTCGCGATCCCCGCGGGCGCCGCGCCCGGTCCGGGCGGCACCCCCTTCGGCGCCCGGGCCCTCGCCCGGCTCGCCGCCGAACGCGCCCAGTCGGCGGGCGCCGTGACCCCCAGGGCGACCGCGAAGGCGAAGGCCGGGGACGACGGCGGTGACGACGGCAACGAGGCCGACGAGATCGCCGAGGGAGCGGACCAGTACGCCGAGGCCCGCACCTCGCCCGGCGTCGTCGCACCGGGCGCGTACGGAGCCGCCTGGAACGCTCTGACCGGCCTGCCGCGCACCGGCGGGAACTGGCGCAACATCACCGACCTGCCGTACGACTCCGACGACGCGCGCTACCGCGACTACGACTCCAACTCCAGCGGCGGCTCCGGCGACGTGACCGGCCGGATGGCCGCGATGGCCGCCGACGACCACGGGGACGTGTACGCGGGCAGCGCCGGCGGCGGCGTCTGGCGCTCGCGCACCGGCGGAGGACACTGGCAGCCGATCAGCGACAGGCTGTCCTCGCAGTCCACCGGCGCGCTCGCCCTCGACGGCGGCGGACGGCTGTGGCTGGGTACCGGCGAGGCGACGACCAACGCGGACGCCTATCTCGGCAGCGGCGTCTACGTCCTGTCCGACCCGCGCCACGGCACGTTCTCCGCGCGCGGCCGGGTCGGCGGCGACGAACTGGAGTCCACCACCATCCACGAGCTGCGCTTCGGCGGCGGCAAGGTGTGGGCGGCGACGAGCGAGGGCGTGTGGAGCCACTCCACGAAGAAGCTCGGCGGGTCCTGGAAGCTGGAGTTCGCGCCCAACCCCGCCTACCTGCCGGGCGGTCCGCTCGCGAACGACGCCTCGGCCCCGTACAAGAACATCGCCAACGACATCGCGATCGACCCGAAGGACCCCTCCAGGGTGGTCCTCGCGGTCGGCTGGCGCAGCGGTGACGACTACAACGGCTTCTACACCCGGGTGAAGGGCGTCTGGACGCGGATCACCGGCGGCCTGGGCGACCTGCCCGCCGACGCAGACAACGTCGGCAACGTCACCTTCGCCCGCTCCGCCGACGGCTCGCGCTACTACGCCGTCGACCAGTCGCCGGAGCAGCTGAACACCAACCCGGACAGCGGCCTGGAGGGCATCTACGTGTCCAAGTCCGGCTCCCCGACCGGACCGTGGACGAAGATCGCCGACTACCGGGGCCTGGCCGCCGACGGCTCGGCGCTGACGTCCAGCGGCTACATGCCCGGCGTGCAGGCCTGGTACAACCAGTTCCTGGCCGTCGACCCGGCGAACGCGCGGCATGTGTACGCGGGCCTGGAGGAGGTCTACGAGACCAGGGACGGCGGCGCGAACTGGTCGACCGTCGGCCCGTACTGGAACTTCGGCTTCGCCTGCTGGAGCATCGACCCGGCCAAGCAGACCGGCGACTGCAACCCGACCACCCACTCCGACCAGCACGGCGTGGCCATCGGGCGCTACCACGGCAAGAGCTTCGTGTACGTCGGCAACGACGGCGGCGCCTACAGGCGCCCGCTCGACGGCTCCCAGGACGCCTCCGGCCACGCCACCGACTGGACCTCGCTCAACGACGGCACCATCGACACCCTCCAGTACTACTCGGTGGGCATCGGCAAGGACCTGACCCACGGCGGGGTGTCCGTCACCGGCGGCCTCCAGGACAACGGCCAGTCCGTCCTGCGCGGCGACGACACGGTGATGGGCTCCGACTTCGGCGGCGACGGCGGCGACACCCTCACCGACCCGGCCGACGGCTGCCACATCGCCGAGGAATACGTCTACCTCGCGATCCAGGTGACCCAGAACTGCGCCGTGAACGACGGGAGCTGGGTGAGCGACCCGAGCAAGGTGACGTCGTACAACGTCGCTCCCGCCGACAACGCGACCGGCGAGGCCCGCTTCATCGCCCCGATCACGGCCGACGCGGGGAACAGCTCCACCTGGGTCGCGGGCGGCCGTCACGTCTGGGTGCAGACCCACGGCTACGCCATCCGCAGCGGCGACGAGTGGAAGAGCGTGTACGACCTCGGCGCCGGGCGTACCGCGACCGCCGTCGCGGCCTCGAACGGGAAGGTGTACGCGGCCTGGTGCGGCCCCTGCAACAACCAGGGCTTCGCCCGCGGCATCTCCGTCGGCAACGAGGACGGTACGGGCTGGCACGACATCACGCTCCCGGCCTCCGGGGCGGACGGCGCCGTGCCCAACCGCTACCTCAGCGGCTTCGCCGTCGACCCGCGCGACGCCGGCCACGTCTACCTCGCGGTCAACGGTTTCTCCCGGCACTGGACCGAGGGGCCCGGGGCCGGCGTCGGCCATGTCTTCGAGTCCAAGGACGGCGGCACCACCTGGAAGGACATCTCCAGGAACCTTCCCGACGTGCCGGCGAACTCCGTGGTCGTCACGCCGGACGGCGGCCTCGCCGTCGCCACCGATCTCGGCGTCGTCCACCGCGCGCCGGGCCGTACGACCTGGCGGCGTGTCGGGAACCTCCCGGCCGTCGCCGTGCTCCAGCTGAAGCTGGGCCCGGACGGCAGGACGCTGTACGCGGCCACCCACGGCCGGGGCATCTACACGATCAAGGTCCGCGACCTCGACTGA